The following DNA comes from Streptomyces sp. NBC_00690.
GCCCGATCGTCTCAAGGGCACGATCGAGGCCCTCCTCGCCCACAAGCGGGAAGCGTTCCTGGTCATCGCGCTGACGATGGGCGGGACCGTGGCGTACTACACGTACACCACGTATCTCACCAAGTACCTCGCCCACAGCGCCGGGCTGCCTAAGGAGACCGCGACCCTGGTCTCCTTCTGTGCGCTGATCGTCTTCGCCTGCCTCCAGCCGTTGGCCGGCCGGCTCTCCGATCGGATCGGCCGCCGTCCGCTCCTGATCACCTTTGCGTTGGGGTCGACCTTTCTCACCGTGCCGATCATGACGATGCTCCGGCATGCGGGCTCGTTCTGGCCGGCCTTCGGGCTCTCCCTGCTCGCCCTGGTGGTCATCACCGGCTACACCTCGATCAATGCCTGTGTGAAGGCTGAACTCTTCCCGACCGGAGTGCGCGCGCTCGGGGTCGCGCTGCCGTACGCCATCGCCAACGCCCTGTTCGGGGGGACGGCGGAGTATGTGGCGCTCTGGTTCAAGAAGGCCGGCATGGAGTCGGGGTTCTCCTGGTACGTCGCGGGGTGTGCCGCGGTCTCGTTGATCGTCTATCTGGCGATGCGGGAGACCAGGGGCATCGACCTCAACCGGGTGGGGGCCACCGCGGAGCGTGCTGAACCGGCTCCTGCGAAGGTTGCATCCCGTTGAATAGCTGAATAGCTGAATAGCTGAACGGCTGAACGACTGAACGACTGAACGACTGAACGGCGCTCGTGCCTGCGGACGTTTGATCTTGGCTAGTGGTTGTACGTATTTGATCGGATTGTTCCGACGGAGGTGATGCGCTTGACTCGCCCTGAGCCTCCGGCGGGCGCCGGGGTGCATGAGGTCAGGGGGAATCATGAGGCAGGAGCCGACCACTGTGGCGGGCGCCTGTGTCGCGGCGCGGTTATTACCGACCGGAGCCGTGGCCCACTCGGCGCATGAACGCCACGCAGAATGCCCGGGTCCGGCCTCGATCCTTGTCCCCGCCGCATCCCCGCCGCGCCGACCGCCGTCCACTCGATGGCCGCGGTGCCCGCATGGTGAGACCACTCACCATCAGCGGCGGACCCTGTGGCACACTTCTCGCGTGCTTTCGTTCGCCATGATTATGGGCAGCAGGCGCGCCGGTCCGCAGTGAATGCCTCGTACCACCCGTGCGACGCACTCATCGTGCCCCAGACCCGCGCGCAAACCTCTCGCACCCGCGAGGGGTTTTTTCGTTTTCCGGCCCCAACCCTGGTCGAAAACGGACAGCGCGCGAAGATGGGGGCAAGTGGAGCCAGTCATTCCGGGAGCCACTCATCCGACAGGAGCAACACAGCCATGACCCCACAGCCCACGGATACCGGTACGGCGGCCGACGCAGGCTTCCGCGTCGACGACACCTTTCACGTCTTCGACACGACGCTCCGCGACGGTGCCCAGCGCGAGGGCATCAACCTCACCGTTGCCGACAAGCTGACCATCGCCCGGTATCTGGACGAGTTCGGTGTGGCCTTCATCGAGGGCGGCTGGCCCGGTGCCAATCCGCGTGACACGGAGTTCTTCGCCCGTGCCCAGCAGGAGATCACCTTCCGACACGCCCAGCTGGTGGCTTTCGGCGCCACCCGCCGAGCCGGTGGAAAGGCGGCTGAAGACCCGCAGGTCAGAGCCCTGCTTGAGTCCGGTGCACCCGTGATCACCTTGGTTGCCAAAGCACATGACCGGCATGTGGAACTGGCCCTGCGCACCACCCTCGAAGAGAACCTGGAGATGGTCCGCGACACCGTCTCCTACCTCTGCGCCCAAGGCCGTCGGGTCTTCGTCGACTGCGAGCACTTCTTCGACGGCTACCGGGCCAACCCCGAGTACGCCAAGTCCGTCGTCCGGACCGCCGCCGAGGCCGGGGCCGATGTCGTCGTGCTCTGCGACACCAACGGCGGGATGCTTCCCGCGCAGGTCCAGGCCGTCGTCGCCACCGTGCTCGCCGACACCGGTGCCCGTCTGGGCATCCATGCCCAGGACGACACCGGCTGTGCGGTGGCCAACAGCCTCGCCGCCGTCGATGCGGGCGCGACGCACGTCCAGTGCACCGCCAACGGATACGGAGAGCGGGTCGGCAACGCCAACCTCTTCCCCGTGGTCGCCGCGCTGGAGCTGAAGTACGGCATGAAGGTGCTGCCCAGCGGAGCGCTCGCCGAGATGACCCGGATCTCGCACGCCATCGCCGAGGTCGTCAACCTCGCCCCCTCCACCCACCAGCCCTATGTGGGTGTTTCCGCCTTCGCGCACAAGGCCGGGCTGCACGCTTCCGCGATCAAGGTCGACCCTGACCTCTATCAGCACATCGACCCCGAGATGGTCGGCAACACCATGCGGATGCTCGTCTCCGACATGGCCGGCCGGGCCTCGATCGAGCTCAAGGGCAAGGAACTGGGCGTCGACCTCGGCGGTGATCGTGAGCTGATCGGCAGGGTCGTCGAGCGGGTCAAGGAGCGCGAGCTCCAGGGGTACACGTACGAGGCCGCCGACGCCTCCTTCGAGCTGCTGCTGAGGGCCGAGGCCGAGGGCAGGGCGCGCCGCTACTTCCGCACCGAGTCCTGGCGCACGATCTCGGAGAACCGCCCGGACGGGACCCACGCCAACGAGGCCACGGTGAAGCTGTGGGTGAAGGGCGAGCGGATCGTCACCACCGCGGAAGGCAACGGACCGGTCAATGCACTGGACCGCGCGATGCGCGTCGGTCTGGAGCGGTTCTATCCGCAGCTGGCCAAGCTGGAGCTGGTGGACTACAAGGTCCGTATCCTCGAAGGCCGCCACGGCACCGAGTCCACCACCCGGGTGCTGATCACCACGGGTGACGGTACCGGCGAATGGGCCACCGTCGGCGTCGCCAACAATGTCATCGCCGCTTCCTGGCAGGCCCTGGAGGACGCGTACACCTACGGTCTGCTGCGGGCAGGAGTGGAACCGGCCGAGTAAGCCCCATGGGGCAGCTGGGGTGGACGGAGGGAGCGGGGTAGACGGAACAGCATGTCGCTACTTGTCCTGAAACAGCTGCTTTCAAGGTAGCGTCGAAGGATGAGGACCAGGCTGCTTTCCGCACTGTCCGGTCTGCTGCTGGCGCTCTCGGCCGCCGCCCTTGGGACGGCTCCGGGAGCGCAGGCGGCCACCGGAGCCGACTCGGTGGCCAGCTCGGCCGTGACCACGAGCATGCAGGTCACCGGCCCCGAAACGGTGGCCGACGCTTTCCAGGACGGTCCCGTCTACGTCGATCCGCGGGCCTCGGACCAGTTGTCCAGGCAGGACGCCGACGCGCTGGCGAAGAAGATCAAGGATGCGGACAAACCGCTGTTCGTCGCCGTACTGCCGGTCGGCTCCGACTATCCGGCTGCCACCGTGCTCCCGGCGATCCGCACGGACACGGGCATCACCGGTCTCTACGCGATCCGGCTCGGCGACGGCTTCAACGCGGGCGCGGACCGTGCCGTCCTGTCGAATCAGGCGGTCCAGAACCTGGTCACGGCCGTGAAGACGCCTCCGGGTGCCAACACGGTGACCCAGTTGAACAACTTCGTCGACCAGGCCCTGCCGCAGATGAAGGGGAGCGCGCCCGCCTCCTGGGGCTCGACCGGCACGGGCGCCGACGGCTACGACTCCTCCGTCAACACCGGTGCCCTGATCACCTTCGGCACGCTCCTGGCGGCTGGAGGCGCGGGTGCCTATGCCGTCGTGCGCCGCCGCAAGCGCCAGAAGGCCGCCGAGGAGCAGGCAGCGCTCGACCGGCTCCGGGTGGTCGTGGACGAGGACATCACGGCCTTCGGCGAGGAACTGGACCGGCTGGACTTCCACCCCTCGGAAAAGGGCGCCGACGATACGATGCGCGCCGACTACGAGCGGGCACTGGACGCCTATGACCAGGCCAAGTCACGGATGGGCGGCGCCGCTCACCCCTCGGACGTACGCACGGTGACCCGGGCCCTCGACGACGGCCGGTTCAGTCTGGCCGTGCTCGATGCCCGACGCACCGGTCGTACATTGCCCGAGCGCAGACCACCCTGCTTCTTCGACCCCCGACACGGACCGTCGACGGCCGATCGCAGCTGGACTCCGTCCGGGGGAGCCTCCCGCGAGGTGCCGGTCTGCGCGGCGGACGCCGCTCGTCTGGACGACGGACAGGCCCCGCTCGCCCGTACGGTCGACACCGAAACCGGCCGCCGGCCGTACTGGGAGGCGGGCCCCGCGTACGGGCCGTGGGCCGGTGGCTACTTCGGCGGCGGTCTGCTGCCGGGACTGCTCGTGGGCACGATGCTCGGCAGCATGCTCGCCTCGCCCGCCTACGCCGCCGAGTACGGCGGGGACGGCTTCGAAGGCGCGGCCGGTGGCGATTTCTCGGGCGCCGACTTCAATTCCTCGGACTTCGGCGGCGGCGACTGGGGCGGTGGCGGAGGCGGCGGGTTCGACGGCGGCGGGTTCTGACGCCCGTCGGCCAGGGTCTCCTGCGGTTCCGCCCGGTCCCACCATGCAGAGCGCCCGCCCCGGCCGTGGGGGGACGGCAGGACGGGCGCGCTCTGGGTGCCCTCGACGGGCAGCGGGTCAGGCGTTCTTGATCGCGGAGATGTCGAAGTTCAGCTTGACCTTGTCGCTGACCATGACGCCACCGGTCTCCAGCGCGGCGTTCCAGGTCAGGCCCCACTCGGAGCGCAGGATCTCGGCGCTGCCCTCGAAGCCGATGCGCTCGTTGCCGTAGACGTCCTTGGCGGCGCCGTTGAACTCCAGGTCGATCGCCAGCGGGCGGGTCACGTCCTTGATGGTCAGATCGCCGGTCACCCGGTACTGGTCGCCACCGATCTGCTCGGCGTTGGTGGAGCGGAAGCTCATCAGGGGGAACTGCTCGACGTCGAAGAAGTCACCGCTGCGCAGGTGGCCGTCACGGTCGGCGATGCCGGTGTCGATGCTGCCGATCTTGACGTCGATCACGGCACGGGAGGAGCCGGGGTCGTCGCCGTTCAGGACCAGGTTGCCCTCGTGCTCGGTGAAGGTGCCGCGGACGTTGGTGACCATCGCGTGGCGCACGGTGAAACCGATGCTGGTGTGGGCGGGGTCGAGGGTGTACTCACCGCTCAATGCGGCCAGTGCGGGGTCCACCGTCGAGGTGGCGGTGGCGGTGGTGGCTGCCTTGCGGTTGAACAGACCCATGATGTTCTCCTTGAGGGGGGATGTTGTTAAACCTTCAACGAGATTGACTGTAGACGAATTCCGTTTAAGTTTCAACTTCTTTCGCGATCGAGGGGTGTGGCGAGATCGCGAGCTTGACAAGATGTCCATTGTTAGAAAGCTTGTCAAGCATGGATCGGTACCCGACGCCTCCCCGCTATCTCGACGAACGAACCGGCGACACCTACCCCCTCACCGGCCGACGCTGGCGCGCCGACAACGGGACCCCGCTGTCGGTGACCCCGCTCCCCGGCATCACCCGTCACGACATCGACACCGACGTCCGCTCGCTCTGGCGCTATCGAGCAGCACTTCCCGTCGCCATCCCCCGCCCCGTCTCGCTCGGCGAAGGCCGCACCCCCCTGATCGAAGCGCAGTGGGACGGCGTTCCGGTCACCTTCAAGGCGGAGTGGTTCAGCCCCACCGGCAGCTTCAAGGACCGCGGCACCACGGTGATGGTCTCCTTCCTCGCCCAACAGGGCATCACCGACGTCATCGAGGACAGTTCGGGCAACGGCGGCGCCTCCGTCTCCGCCTACTGCGCCGCCGCAGGCATCCGGGCCACCATCCTCGTCCCCGCCGCCACCTCACCCGCCAAGATCCTCCAGAGCCGGGCGTACGGGGCGGACGTACGGCTCGTTCCCGGCGACCGCGAGGCGACCGCCGCCGAAGCACTGCGCCTGTCCGCCAAGACCAGCTACGCCAGCCACAACTGGCACCCCCTCTTCCTCCAGGGGACCAAGACCCTCGCGTACGAGATCTGGGAAGACCTCGGCTTCGAAGCACCCGACCAGGTGGTGACCGTGGCCGGAGCCGGCAGCACCGTGCTCGGCTGTGCGCTGGGCTTCGGTGAACTGCTCGCCGCCGGACAGATCGAGCGCCTGCCCCGACTGCTCGTCGCCCAACCGGCCAACTGCGCACCCCTCCACGCTGCCTTCCAAGCCGGCGTGGAGCACGCCGTGCCCGGACAGTGGACGCCGACCATCGCCGAGGGAACCGCCATCGCGCACCCCGTCCGCCTCCCCGAGGTGCTGCGGGCCATCCGAGGCTCGGGCGGCGACATGGCGACCGTCCCCGAGGACGACATCAAGTCAGCCCTGCGGCGCCTCGCCGCACAGGGCCTGTACGCGGAACCGACCAGCGCCACCGCCGCCGCCGCAATCGGCACCTTCGCCGCCCGCGGTCTGATCCGGCCCGGTGATCGCACCGTCGTCATCCTCACCGGCTCCGGGCTCAAGGCCCCCGCCGCCCTGGCGGACACCTTCGACGGAAGCGACGCACCATGACCGTCGAGGACGAACTGCTGCTGCGTGAGGCCGAGAAGATCACCACCGCGATCGGCCGGATGTTCCCCGGACTGTGCGAGGTGGTCCTGCACGACCTGCGCGACCCCGACCACTCCCTGCGCGCGATCGAGAACAACCTCTCCGGCCGGACCGTGGGGGAGCCCGCCACCGAACTGGGCCGCGCTCGCATCCAGGACCCCGACTTCCCGGCCGTCGTCCAGAACTATCCCAACCGCTTCCCCGACGGCCGCGCCGTCAAGAGCACCTCCATTGGCATCAAGAACAGCTCCGGTGCCTACGTGGCAGCGATCTGCCTCAACCTCGACATCTCCGTGTTCGACGGTGTCGTCAACGGCATCAGCCGGCTGATCGCCACCGACGAGGGCGAGCGCCCCCTCCACGAGACCCTCCGCGCCCGGACCGTCGAAGAACTGCACGGCGTGGCGCAGGACTTCGCCGCCCGCCGCGGCCGATCGCCCCAGGCCCTGACCACGGCCGACAAGCGCGAACTGGTCCGCACCCTCGAAGCACAGGGCTTCCTCCAGGTGAAACACGCCGTACGGACCCTCGCAGGAATCCTGGGCGTCTCCCGGGCCACGGTCTACAACCACCTCCGGACCTGACGGACACGTCCGGCACTTCCTTGGCGGAAGGCGACATGACGGGAAGAGTGGACGCGCCCCACCCGGGGCGCGACCGCTCCCGTCCCCAGAGGTAGCCGTGCTGCTTCCGTCCCGTGGATCCCGCCGG
Coding sequences within:
- the cimA gene encoding citramalate synthase, yielding MTPQPTDTGTAADAGFRVDDTFHVFDTTLRDGAQREGINLTVADKLTIARYLDEFGVAFIEGGWPGANPRDTEFFARAQQEITFRHAQLVAFGATRRAGGKAAEDPQVRALLESGAPVITLVAKAHDRHVELALRTTLEENLEMVRDTVSYLCAQGRRVFVDCEHFFDGYRANPEYAKSVVRTAAEAGADVVVLCDTNGGMLPAQVQAVVATVLADTGARLGIHAQDDTGCAVANSLAAVDAGATHVQCTANGYGERVGNANLFPVVAALELKYGMKVLPSGALAEMTRISHAIAEVVNLAPSTHQPYVGVSAFAHKAGLHASAIKVDPDLYQHIDPEMVGNTMRMLVSDMAGRASIELKGKELGVDLGGDRELIGRVVERVKERELQGYTYEAADASFELLLRAEAEGRARRYFRTESWRTISENRPDGTHANEATVKLWVKGERIVTTAEGNGPVNALDRAMRVGLERFYPQLAKLELVDYKVRILEGRHGTESTTRVLITTGDGTGEWATVGVANNVIAASWQALEDAYTYGLLRAGVEPAE
- a CDS encoding MFS transporter, which encodes MGRAHWKKIWVGSAGNMVEWFDWFVYASFATYFAGAFFPEGNDTAKLMNTAGIFAVGFFMRPVGGWLLGRVADRRGRKTALTLTVTLMSASALLIAIAPTYAVAGYGGAAVLLVARLLQGLSVGGEYAASATYLTEASLPQHRGFASSFQYVSMTAGQILGLGLQIVLQNTMSSQALHSWGWRIPFIVGALGAAVVFYLRRAMLETEVYEESGDDTPDRLKGTIEALLAHKREAFLVIALTMGGTVAYYTYTTYLTKYLAHSAGLPKETATLVSFCALIVFACLQPLAGRLSDRIGRRPLLITFALGSTFLTVPIMTMLRHAGSFWPAFGLSLLALVVITGYTSINACVKAELFPTGVRALGVALPYAIANALFGGTAEYVALWFKKAGMESGFSWYVAGCAAVSLIVYLAMRETRGIDLNRVGATAERAEPAPAKVASR
- a CDS encoding helix-turn-helix transcriptional regulator; the protein is MTVEDELLLREAEKITTAIGRMFPGLCEVVLHDLRDPDHSLRAIENNLSGRTVGEPATELGRARIQDPDFPAVVQNYPNRFPDGRAVKSTSIGIKNSSGAYVAAICLNLDISVFDGVVNGISRLIATDEGERPLHETLRARTVEELHGVAQDFAARRGRSPQALTTADKRELVRTLEAQGFLQVKHAVRTLAGILGVSRATVYNHLRT
- a CDS encoding YceI family protein, with protein sequence MGLFNRKAATTATATSTVDPALAALSGEYTLDPAHTSIGFTVRHAMVTNVRGTFTEHEGNLVLNGDDPGSSRAVIDVKIGSIDTGIADRDGHLRSGDFFDVEQFPLMSFRSTNAEQIGGDQYRVTGDLTIKDVTRPLAIDLEFNGAAKDVYGNERIGFEGSAEILRSEWGLTWNAALETGGVMVSDKVKLNFDISAIKNA
- a CDS encoding threonine synthase, whose protein sequence is MDRYPTPPRYLDERTGDTYPLTGRRWRADNGTPLSVTPLPGITRHDIDTDVRSLWRYRAALPVAIPRPVSLGEGRTPLIEAQWDGVPVTFKAEWFSPTGSFKDRGTTVMVSFLAQQGITDVIEDSSGNGGASVSAYCAAAGIRATILVPAATSPAKILQSRAYGADVRLVPGDREATAAEALRLSAKTSYASHNWHPLFLQGTKTLAYEIWEDLGFEAPDQVVTVAGAGSTVLGCALGFGELLAAGQIERLPRLLVAQPANCAPLHAAFQAGVEHAVPGQWTPTIAEGTAIAHPVRLPEVLRAIRGSGGDMATVPEDDIKSALRRLAAQGLYAEPTSATAAAAIGTFAARGLIRPGDRTVVILTGSGLKAPAALADTFDGSDAP